The proteins below are encoded in one region of Peribacillus muralis:
- a CDS encoding IDEAL domain-containing protein: MKNEKSYSESVKSLSMSEMKNDAVVQEMLIDMIILEAVLTTKKNILSKQIDEALDIKNKPLFLKLSSEMNVLLKQFGS; the protein is encoded by the coding sequence TTGAAAAATGAAAAATCTTATTCAGAGTCAGTGAAGTCCTTATCAATGAGCGAAATGAAAAACGATGCCGTGGTTCAAGAAATGTTGATTGATATGATTATTCTGGAAGCCGTCCTTACTACCAAAAAGAATATCCTTTCGAAGCAAATTGATGAAGCCTTGGATATAAAAAACAAACCTTTATTCCTGAAACTTAGTTCTGAAATGAACGTTTTACTAAAACAGTTCGGAAGTTAG
- the addB gene encoding helicase-exonuclease AddAB subunit AddB produces the protein MSLRFLLGRSGAGKTSNVLDEIRSKLAEDPEGNPIIYLVPDQMTFLSEYKLIKTPGLAGMIRTQVFSFSRLAWRVLQETGGMSRLHLDSVGVNMLIRKIMDDKKEEFKLFRRSADKQGFIAQMELMLAEFKQYCIEPGDIQSYLTEASKAASGIGDKLHDLELIYQAFEDEMVGKYLDSEDYFTLLIEKMAESSYIRNAEIYIDGFYSLTPQELLIVEEMMKLCKNVTVSLTLDRPYRQYAPDDLQLFRQTGNLYHHLYQAGLRNNIPISDDRILSGTERFGKSPGLHHLETYFAIRPVRAFDRSPDVTIAQAVNRRAEIEGVARDILMLVRQKGHRFRDIAILVRNGEAYSDILQTVFRDYQIPLFVDSKRTMLNHPLIELIRSTLEIINGYWRYEPVFRAIKTELLFPLQNDHDRMREQVDKLENYVLSRGIKGTRWTSKDRWTYKRFRGLELEDRNQTDKEMKLEQELNEMKHLFTEPILKLSKRVKKADNGRELCEALYLYLEELHVPEKLEKLKQEAEDAGDLVSAREHEQTWNAVVDLFDQFVELLSGEKLSMKQFAAIIEAGLESLEFSLVPPAIDQVLVANLDLSRLDDVKTAFVIGLNEGVLPGKAVSEGVFSDSDRDVLLAGGLNVAPGSKVRLLDEEFTAYKAFTTPAESLYLSYPLADEEGKALLPSSYLKRVRDVLPNVSDVHYMNDPSDLSAEEQLKYAANNDVALSYLAAQLQLKKRNYPIHSLWWDVYNVIIEDEMAGPLATKVLSSLFYQNKTKKLSEETSKRLYGDSILTSVSRMEMFNSCPFSHYAAHGLKLRERQIFRLDAPDIGEMFHGALKMISDYLKEHDIPWSALTNEQCLELARIAVERLAPKLQNQILLSTNRHHYLRRKLEHVIGRASMVLSEHAKVSGFAPVGLELGFGKNGELPPLTFTLKNGTKMELIGRIDRVDKAEEGEGVYLRVLDYKSSEKELNMSEVYYGLALQMLTYLDIVVTHSNSLIGKEAIPAGVLYFHVHNPVVKSKGMLSLDKIEEEIYKSFKMSGLVLDHSNVIQMMDQSLDIESSGKSDIIPAGFKKDGSLLAASKVASREDFSMLNRHVRRVYQESGDRMVDGDVNITPFKLKEKTPCTFCSFKSVCQFDQSLEENQFRNLAQKKQNDVLDLLRGEGESDE, from the coding sequence ATGTCACTCCGTTTTTTACTGGGAAGATCGGGTGCAGGGAAAACCTCGAATGTATTGGACGAAATTCGCTCCAAATTGGCAGAGGATCCCGAAGGCAATCCAATTATCTATCTCGTTCCAGATCAGATGACGTTTCTATCTGAATATAAATTAATTAAAACGCCAGGTCTTGCAGGCATGATCCGGACGCAGGTTTTCAGTTTCAGCAGGCTGGCTTGGCGGGTTCTACAGGAAACCGGGGGAATGAGCCGCCTCCATTTGGACAGTGTCGGCGTGAATATGCTGATCCGGAAAATCATGGATGATAAAAAAGAGGAATTCAAATTGTTTCGCCGTTCTGCAGATAAGCAGGGCTTCATTGCCCAGATGGAACTGATGCTTGCTGAGTTCAAGCAGTATTGCATCGAGCCAGGGGACATTCAAAGCTACTTGACCGAGGCATCAAAGGCAGCAAGCGGCATTGGGGATAAGTTACATGACCTAGAGTTGATTTATCAAGCTTTTGAGGATGAAATGGTCGGCAAATATTTGGATTCCGAAGACTATTTCACTTTACTGATCGAGAAAATGGCTGAGTCTTCATATATAAGGAATGCAGAAATCTATATCGATGGCTTTTATAGCTTGACGCCACAGGAATTATTGATTGTCGAAGAAATGATGAAGCTATGCAAAAACGTGACGGTTTCCCTGACCTTGGATCGCCCATATAGGCAATATGCACCGGATGACCTGCAATTGTTCAGGCAAACGGGAAACTTGTATCACCATCTTTATCAAGCAGGATTGAGGAATAACATCCCAATTTCAGACGATCGGATTTTATCGGGAACGGAAAGGTTCGGGAAGAGTCCAGGGCTGCATCATCTCGAAACTTATTTTGCGATTCGTCCTGTACGGGCGTTCGACCGCTCACCTGATGTAACGATTGCGCAGGCCGTTAACCGCAGGGCAGAAATTGAAGGAGTTGCCCGGGATATCTTGATGCTTGTCAGGCAAAAGGGGCACCGTTTCCGTGATATTGCGATTTTAGTTCGGAACGGTGAAGCGTACTCCGATATTTTGCAAACCGTGTTCCGCGATTATCAAATTCCCTTGTTCGTCGATTCAAAACGGACGATGCTGAATCATCCTTTAATCGAACTGATTCGATCCACTTTGGAGATCATCAATGGATATTGGCGTTATGAACCGGTATTTCGTGCAATCAAGACGGAGCTGCTCTTTCCACTGCAAAATGATCATGACAGGATGCGCGAACAGGTGGATAAACTGGAGAACTATGTACTGTCCCGTGGGATTAAAGGGACCAGGTGGACTTCAAAAGATCGTTGGACGTACAAGCGTTTCCGCGGTCTTGAACTGGAGGACCGGAATCAAACGGATAAGGAAATGAAGCTTGAGCAAGAGCTGAATGAGATGAAGCACTTATTTACCGAGCCCATCTTGAAGCTTTCGAAGCGTGTTAAGAAGGCTGATAATGGAAGGGAATTATGCGAAGCCCTTTATCTATATCTTGAAGAATTGCATGTCCCGGAAAAATTGGAAAAGCTGAAGCAGGAGGCGGAAGATGCTGGGGATTTGGTTTCGGCAAGAGAGCATGAACAAACATGGAATGCTGTTGTCGATCTATTTGACCAATTCGTAGAGCTTTTAAGCGGGGAAAAGCTTTCCATGAAGCAATTTGCGGCAATCATAGAAGCCGGCCTGGAATCTCTTGAGTTCTCTTTAGTGCCGCCGGCCATTGACCAAGTCCTTGTCGCCAACCTCGATTTATCCCGTCTTGACGATGTGAAGACGGCTTTTGTTATCGGCCTGAATGAGGGGGTCCTGCCAGGCAAGGCAGTATCTGAAGGAGTTTTTTCAGATAGTGATCGCGACGTTCTTTTGGCTGGGGGACTTAACGTCGCACCAGGCTCGAAGGTGCGCCTCCTTGATGAGGAGTTTACGGCGTATAAAGCCTTCACTACACCTGCAGAGTCCCTGTATTTATCGTACCCGCTTGCCGATGAGGAAGGAAAGGCACTGTTGCCATCCTCTTACTTGAAGCGGGTAAGGGATGTGCTGCCCAACGTTTCCGATGTGCATTACATGAATGATCCATCCGATCTGTCTGCTGAGGAACAGCTGAAATATGCCGCGAATAATGATGTGGCCCTCTCTTATTTGGCTGCCCAATTACAGCTCAAAAAAAGGAACTATCCAATCCATTCTCTATGGTGGGATGTATATAATGTCATCATAGAGGATGAAATGGCTGGACCTTTGGCAACTAAGGTGTTATCAAGCCTTTTTTATCAGAACAAAACAAAGAAATTATCAGAAGAAACGAGTAAGCGATTATATGGCGACAGCATCCTTACAAGTGTTTCGCGGATGGAAATGTTCAATAGCTGCCCGTTTTCCCATTATGCGGCTCATGGCTTGAAACTGAGGGAAAGGCAAATTTTCCGTTTGGATGCGCCGGATATCGGTGAGATGTTCCATGGAGCATTGAAAATGATTTCGGATTATTTGAAGGAGCACGATATTCCTTGGTCTGCATTAACGAACGAACAATGCTTGGAACTTGCCAGGATTGCTGTGGAAAGACTGGCACCCAAATTGCAAAACCAAATTTTGTTAAGTACGAACAGGCATCACTATTTACGCAGGAAATTGGAGCACGTGATCGGACGTGCCTCGATGGTATTAAGCGAGCATGCCAAGGTGAGCGGTTTTGCTCCGGTTGGTTTGGAGCTTGGGTTCGGAAAAAATGGTGAGCTGCCGCCGCTGACTTTCACATTGAAAAATGGTACGAAGATGGAATTGATTGGGCGCATCGATCGAGTGGATAAAGCGGAAGAAGGCGAAGGAGTCTATTTGCGTGTGCTCGATTATAAGTCGAGTGAAAAGGAACTGAACATGAGTGAAGTGTATTATGGACTTGCCTTGCAAATGCTGACATACCTTGATATCGTCGTGACTCATTCGAATTCACTTATCGGCAAGGAAGCGATTCCGGCCGGCGTTTTATATTTTCATGTCCATAACCCTGTCGTCAAATCAAAAGGAATGCTCAGTCTGGATAAAATTGAAGAAGAAATATATAAAAGCTTTAAAATGAGTGGCCTTGTTCTGGATCACTCGAATGTCATCCAGATGATGGATCAGTCGCTTGATATTGAAAGTTCGGGTAAGTCGGATATCATCCCGGCAGGCTTCAAAAAGGATGGATCGCTCCTTGCCGCTTCCAAAGTTGCCAGCAGGGAAGACTTTTCAATGCTGAATCGCCATGTTCGCCGCGTTTATCAGGAGTCGGGTGATCGAATGGTCGATGGTGACGTGAATATAACGCCATTTAAATTAAAGGAAAAAACGCCATGTACCTTCTGTTCCTTTAAATCGGTATGCCAATTCGACCAGTCCCTGGAGGAAAATCAATTTAGGAACTTAGCACAAAAGAAACAAAATGATGTTCTTGATCTATTGAGAGGGGAGGGTGAGAGCGATGAGTAA
- a CDS encoding TVP38/TMEM64 family protein, which translates to MDLETIREWFTLDNISGLIQQYRSFGPIPGILMPMLEAFLPFLPLVVFVLANATAFGLWWGFLFSWIGAVAGSFLVFLVIRRYGQMRFFRFLQKHKQVQRLMVWVESHGFGPLFILLCFPFTPSAIVNIVAGLSKVSPLQYGLAVVGGKAVMIFTISFVGYDLVSLIHKPVRTIIIGFVIFILWYVGKRLEVRLNKSMKREEGQ; encoded by the coding sequence ATGGACTTGGAGACAATACGTGAGTGGTTTACACTTGATAATATATCGGGGCTTATTCAGCAATATCGCTCATTCGGTCCAATTCCTGGAATCCTGATGCCGATGCTGGAAGCATTTTTACCCTTCTTACCTTTAGTGGTATTCGTTCTGGCTAATGCAACCGCATTTGGCCTATGGTGGGGATTTTTATTTTCCTGGATTGGTGCGGTAGCGGGATCATTTTTGGTCTTCTTGGTCATTAGAAGATACGGTCAAATGAGGTTTTTTCGATTTTTGCAAAAACATAAGCAGGTTCAGCGTTTGATGGTTTGGGTGGAAAGTCACGGGTTCGGGCCTTTATTCATTTTGCTCTGCTTCCCTTTTACACCCTCAGCCATCGTCAATATCGTGGCTGGCCTTTCAAAAGTCAGTCCGTTGCAATATGGACTGGCAGTCGTAGGCGGGAAAGCGGTGATGATTTTCACGATTAGCTTCGTGGGCTACGATTTAGTATCCTTAATACATAAGCCCGTACGCACGATCATTATTGGGTTCGTCATTTTCATCCTATGGTATGTGGGAAAAAGACTGGAAGTCCGGTTAAATAAAAGCATGAAGAGAGAAGAAGGACAATAA
- a CDS encoding competence protein ComK — MQNNQGIIEEYEITPHTLMVAPLNYGSKIYARIIEMEDEFISPFKPLEIIKKSCEFFGSSYEGRRQGTRQLINITHKAPIAIDPTSSIFFFPTTSPLRPQCIWLSHEHVVAYDRLDPKHTTVTFRNKQTIDMEVSYSSFENQLHRTSFLKTKLIQRIEETKRKSFYLFNDASGAKASEVMSKYLPR, encoded by the coding sequence ATGCAAAACAACCAGGGAATTATTGAGGAATATGAAATTACGCCCCATACACTTATGGTTGCACCGCTTAACTATGGCAGTAAAATCTATGCCCGTATCATAGAAATGGAAGACGAGTTCATATCACCGTTCAAACCTTTGGAAATTATCAAGAAAAGCTGTGAGTTCTTTGGGTCGAGTTACGAAGGTCGCAGACAAGGAACACGGCAGCTCATAAACATCACACATAAAGCGCCAATCGCGATCGATCCGACCAGTTCGATTTTTTTCTTTCCAACTACATCCCCGCTCCGGCCTCAATGCATCTGGTTATCACATGAGCATGTTGTTGCCTATGATCGCCTGGATCCCAAACATACGACCGTCACATTCAGGAATAAACAAACCATCGATATGGAGGTATCATACAGCTCGTTCGAAAATCAGCTGCACCGGACATCCTTTTTAAAAACGAAACTGATTCAAAGGATTGAGGAAACAAAGAGGAAGTCTTTCTATTTATTCAACGATGCAAGTGGAGCCAAGGCTTCAGAGGTAATGTCAAAATATTTACCGCGTTAG
- a CDS encoding YitT family protein, with the protein MYNVLFITIGSVLVAVAYNLFLIPHLILSSGLSGIAIMLGIITPVNTGILNFLLNLPLLILGYLKLGRRFITYTILSVVVISVSLYLIPIHGVSTEPILSSLFGGIISGFGIGIIFRASGSSGGFDIIAMLLAKKSDFPLGSLLSVMNAVVVVISGFIFGWDAALYTLISIYAAGKVIDTIHSNHIKLTLMIVTKKSDEMKAKLLTNLYRGITVMDGEGAYSGEKSKVMMTVITRYQLTDVKTMIKEVDPNAFVNITETAEVMGMFHKE; encoded by the coding sequence ATGTATAATGTACTTTTCATCACTATAGGATCTGTGCTCGTTGCAGTTGCCTATAACTTATTTTTGATACCTCATTTAATTTTAAGCAGCGGACTTAGTGGAATAGCGATCATGCTTGGTATCATTACTCCAGTGAACACTGGAATATTGAATTTTCTGTTGAACCTGCCATTGCTGATCCTTGGATACTTAAAATTGGGAAGGCGATTCATTACGTATACGATATTGTCAGTTGTCGTAATTTCCGTCAGTTTATACCTGATTCCAATCCATGGTGTATCCACTGAACCGATTTTGTCCTCTTTATTCGGCGGGATCATTTCCGGTTTCGGTATCGGGATCATCTTTCGTGCTTCAGGATCTTCCGGCGGGTTTGATATCATCGCCATGCTTTTGGCTAAGAAGAGCGACTTCCCGCTTGGTTCATTACTATCTGTGATGAATGCCGTCGTGGTGGTCATTTCAGGCTTCATCTTTGGCTGGGACGCCGCATTATATACATTGATTTCCATATATGCTGCCGGAAAAGTGATTGATACGATTCATTCCAACCACATTAAACTGACCTTGATGATCGTTACGAAAAAGAGTGACGAGATGAAAGCGAAGCTTCTAACCAACTTATATCGCGGGATTACGGTCATGGATGGTGAAGGTGCATACTCCGGGGAAAAGAGTAAAGTGATGATGACGGTCATCACTCGCTACCAATTAACCGACGTCAAAACGATGATAAAAGAAGTGGACCCGAATGCCTTTGTCAATATTACCGAAACAGCAGAGGTCATGGGAATGTTCCATAAGGAATGA
- the lepB gene encoding signal peptidase I, with amino-acid sequence MGKTNKNSLSDWIKAAVIAFVIYILIRTFFFSSYDVEGKSMQPTLEDGNKLVVNKITYQIHDIHRFDIIVFHANTKEDYVKRVIGIAGDRIRYKNDWLYVNGKKVDEPYLEKWKEGFPDQDFTGDFTLKELTGGTTVPEGKLFVMGDNRLESADSRHFGFIPVQNVVGKVDVRYWPLKEFNYRFTGE; translated from the coding sequence ATGGGAAAAACAAACAAGAATTCTTTATCCGATTGGATAAAAGCAGCAGTGATAGCTTTTGTTATTTACATCTTGATCCGTACATTTTTCTTTTCAAGCTATGATGTTGAAGGGAAGTCCATGCAGCCAACCCTTGAAGATGGCAACAAACTTGTTGTGAATAAAATCACTTATCAGATTCACGATATTCACCGTTTTGACATTATTGTTTTTCATGCGAATACAAAGGAAGATTATGTTAAACGAGTGATCGGGATTGCAGGGGACCGCATCCGTTACAAGAATGATTGGCTATACGTAAATGGCAAGAAAGTGGATGAGCCTTATCTCGAGAAATGGAAGGAAGGGTTTCCAGATCAGGATTTCACAGGAGATTTCACATTAAAGGAATTGACCGGCGGGACCACAGTTCCGGAGGGAAAGCTTTTTGTCATGGGTGACAATCGCCTTGAGAGTGCGGACAGCCGCCATTTTGGTTTCATACCGGTGCAAAATGTCGTCGGTAAGGTGGATGTAAGGTATTGGCCGCTCAAAGAATTCAATTATAGATTTACAGGTGAATGA
- a CDS encoding M48 family metallopeptidase has translation MVRKWAGRAILVYILYVAVMYWYIFYGADTGIPDALRGTAADPATFLNARELKLSEEYSGLRNFIFFVSTPFEWLLYFFILLFGISRAIEKSALAVSRRKVIQTGIYLFWLSIISYMALFPISFIGYRLSKSYHISTQSFTSWMKDGIIEFWVNFGMMFIIVSVLYWLMKKSVKKWWLYAWMLSIPFTLFMMFVQPVLIDPLYNEFYPLKNKELETEILSLASQAQIPAEHVYEVNMAEKTNSLNAYVTGIGSNSRIVLWDTTLNKLKEDEILFIMAHEMAHYVEKHIYFGIAGYLGLTLIGLWLTSKIMNYIIKRWGHLLKVHSVGSISSLPLFLLITAMLLFASSPLSNVVSRYEETRADRYAIEMTGDKESAITTFQELTRSGLSQVNPPFLVKWLRYSHPTMLERISTIEKADTKDD, from the coding sequence ATGGTTAGAAAATGGGCTGGGAGAGCTATTCTAGTATATATCCTGTATGTAGCAGTGATGTATTGGTATATTTTTTATGGGGCCGATACCGGCATTCCCGACGCATTGCGTGGAACTGCAGCAGATCCTGCTACATTCTTGAATGCCAGGGAATTAAAGCTTAGCGAAGAGTATTCGGGATTGCGCAATTTCATATTCTTCGTTTCTACACCGTTTGAATGGCTGCTGTATTTTTTCATTTTATTATTTGGCATATCTAGGGCAATTGAAAAGTCGGCATTGGCCGTTTCAAGGCGAAAAGTGATCCAAACGGGTATTTACTTATTCTGGCTTTCCATCATCTCTTATATGGCACTTTTTCCAATAAGCTTCATCGGCTACCGACTTAGTAAGAGCTACCATATTAGTACGCAAAGCTTCACATCATGGATGAAGGATGGAATCATTGAATTCTGGGTGAATTTCGGGATGATGTTTATCATTGTATCCGTCCTATATTGGTTAATGAAGAAAAGTGTGAAGAAGTGGTGGCTCTATGCATGGATGCTGTCGATCCCTTTTACACTGTTCATGATGTTCGTTCAGCCTGTACTAATCGATCCACTGTATAATGAATTTTATCCGCTCAAAAATAAAGAGTTGGAAACGGAAATTTTATCACTTGCCTCGCAGGCGCAAATTCCAGCTGAACACGTATATGAAGTTAATATGGCAGAAAAGACGAATTCCTTGAACGCATATGTGACAGGGATAGGTTCCAATTCTAGGATTGTCCTTTGGGATACGACCTTGAACAAGCTGAAGGAAGACGAAATCCTTTTCATCATGGCACATGAAATGGCTCATTATGTCGAAAAGCACATCTATTTCGGCATTGCCGGCTATTTAGGCTTGACCTTGATCGGACTATGGCTAACATCAAAAATCATGAATTATATCATCAAGCGCTGGGGCCATCTGTTAAAGGTGCATTCGGTAGGCAGCATCTCTTCTTTGCCATTATTTCTTTTGATTACGGCAATGCTGCTGTTTGCATCCAGCCCACTCTCGAATGTTGTTTCCAGATACGAAGAGACGAGGGCTGACCGATATGCCATCGAAATGACCGGGGATAAAGAATCGGCAATTACCACATTTCAGGAACTCACGAGGTCTGGGCTAAGTCAGGTGAATCCGCCATTTTTGGTGAAATGGCTTCGGTATTCACATCCCACCATGCTCGAACGGATCTCCACGATTGAAAAGGCAGATACAAAGGATGATTGA